One part of the Saprospiraceae bacterium genome encodes these proteins:
- a CDS encoding RNA polymerase sigma factor: MILEQELKLLINGCLDNDRSCQRKFFDLTSDRVMTTCRRYCSNQDDARDLFQETYLKIFKYLESYKMEDGDIHAWIYRITKNCIITHFHSRKIVFSPLEEVCPEDDIIVQFDQSNFQEEEILKEIQSLPEGYRTILNLYVFESLEHVEIAAALNISESTSRSQLSRARKLLKKKLESLYTTNYEKFII, encoded by the coding sequence ATGATACTGGAGCAAGAGTTAAAATTACTGATAAATGGTTGTTTGGATAATGACAGGTCCTGTCAAAGGAAATTTTTTGACCTAACATCGGATCGGGTGATGACGACTTGTAGAAGGTATTGCAGTAATCAGGACGATGCAAGAGATTTATTTCAGGAGACCTATTTGAAAATATTTAAATACCTCGAATCTTATAAAATGGAAGATGGGGATATACATGCCTGGATATATCGGATTACAAAAAATTGTATCATTACCCATTTCCATTCCAGGAAAATAGTTTTTAGTCCTTTGGAAGAGGTATGCCCTGAGGATGATATTATTGTGCAATTTGATCAAAGCAATTTTCAGGAGGAAGAGATTTTGAAGGAAATTCAAAGTTTACCAGAAGGATATCGCACCATACTGAACTTGTATGTTTTTGAAAGTTTGGAACACGTGGAAATTGCTGCTGCATTGAATATATCAGAAAGTACATCTCGTTCGCAGTTGAGCAGAGCACGTAAATTACTAAAGAAAAAATTGGAGTCACTATATACTACAAATTATGAAAAATTCATCATTTGA